The genomic segment GCAAATTGATCACTTCACGAGACGTAGTCCTCCAGACATGTTGATGTCGGAGGTCGTGCGTTGCGTCGTTATGATGAGAAGAGAAATGCTTTTGCCTGCGACGGCTAATGGCGGTCGGACACATACCTGCATCACGTTCGCCGACTTCAAGAAGTCACAATAACATTTTGATTTTTGAGAGAAAATGGTGGGTGATGTAGGGCTCGAACCTACGACCCGCTGATTAAGAGTCAGCTGCTCTACCAACTGAGCTAATCACCCGCCGCCGCCGTGTCTGGCGGTGTGAGTGGCCGTATAAAGAGGATAATTCGGCTTGTCCAGCGTGGAAATGACATTTCTGCGAAATTTGTTTCGTAAAAATCTCGACCACGCTGGAAAACCCTTGAGTACCGGGCTTTTTAAGGCCTGGTTCTTTTTTCCATCAGCCGCGACGGAACGCGCGGGCTACCGCAATCAAGATGCAGGCACCGATGAAGCCGGCGATAAGGTAGCCGATCCAGCCCGTCAGCACGACGCCGAACAGTGCGAGAATGGCGTTGGCGATGATGGCGCCCACGATTCCCAGAATGATGTTCATGAAAACACCCATATTGCTCTTCATGAACTGTTCGGCGAGCCAACCGGCTATGCCACCAATGATAATCGCGGCGATCCAACCAATACCAGCAGTTTCCATGACGTTCTCCTTGTTTGCGCACAACATATATTCGGTGATTGTAATGGTTGAGACCGCCAAGAAGTTCCGCGCTATTCCTGCGCTTGCTTCTTGATACGCAAAACTTGCCGTTTATTTTGATCGAATGATTCGGCAGCAGCACAAAGGGCATTCTTGATGACGTTTTCGATAAGGCAGCAACGGTGGTTACCTGCCCTGTTCCTATTGCCCGTGTTATGGTTGCTGATATCCTCATTCGCCTTCGCCCAAGTCACGGATCAAGGCGCGTCCAGCGCTTCGCTTCCCATCGTGGAGCAATCCAAGGCCGATCTTGAAAAATCGAAAGCCACGCTGGCGCAAATCAACCAGCAAATCGAAGATGCGCGAAACGAAGACCCGCGTCTGGTCGATCTCAAGGGCAAGGCAGACGATCTCGCCAGCACGGCCAGCGGCACGGTCACTAGCCTGCGAAGCAGGCTCGATGAGATCAATTCGCGCATCACCTCGCTTGGCGAACCGCCCAAGGAAGGCCAGCCGCCAGAGGCCAGCGTCGTCACCGACGAGCGGACGCGGCTGAACTCCGAAAAGTCGCAGATCAATGCGGTTCTGGGCGATGCCGAAGCAGTGTCGGGCCACGCCACACAGCTTTCCAACAACATCACGGCAATGCGCCGTGCCCTGTTTGCCGCCACACTGTTCAAGCGCACGGAAATCTCGCCATCAGTTCTCGCCGATGCAGGCACCGAATTCGTCGGCGAGATCAGCGCACTCAGCAGTTCGCTAACGGGTTGGGCGATTTTCGTCTGGAAC from the Agrobacterium vaccinii genome contains:
- a CDS encoding GlsB/YeaQ/YmgE family stress response membrane protein, coding for METAGIGWIAAIIIGGIAGWLAEQFMKSNMGVFMNIILGIVGAIIANAILALFGVVLTGWIGYLIAGFIGACILIAVARAFRRG